The segment gagaattctagtccttgtcctacccgttcggctaacgaccctccaccggtcaaggaagcggtgggtgagagtggacacccattaaactgccattttataggcagtaaccttataccccccttatagatcgactttgtgaatgaggcctactaatggtaagactgactttactcttatacatacatatatatatatatatatatatatatatatatatatatattattaacttataatattataaagtataagggttgaattttaacttttaaaattctaagggctaactaggaattaaagtattcataagtgaaaacttttcaaattccaaaacttgatggcaagttttgaaactattcaaaactaattaattccatagcttatgtgtttaaagtagttttaatccaaaaactcttcaagttccataacttgtctcaagttatggaagactttaaactaataaaagaattaacttttttttattttataacttatggaactaattaaggttacactttttatttatttattaatgaagagactcttggtcctccataacttgaggacaagttatggagtcataaaaccatttaattagaactagactcttcattttgtaacctttgccaacttttatgagttttatgaaacttaaatgtgacttttcatataacttgaggacaagttacaaaaacacattttagaatcaaatcttagattaatttggattgaaaacaactatttcactcaacttttctattaatctaagcaactcataagaacaagataattcaaatcaaactttttcatgtaattagtctaaaccttaaactaatacaaaacatgaatctattgacaattatctttgaaattggattaacatgaacattaccacatcaaaaacaagtttataagtccaaaaacatcttagggtaatgttcctagttcaattccagccaaaaaagttgaatttatgatgtctgggggtccaagtcgtcgagtgcacgaaccaactcggcgagttggatgcattttgccttggactcgccgagtccatttatggactcggcgagtctactgggcagacagcatcaaaactcgatttttcaactccttttgcaagtataacaagaaaacaagcctaggctctgataccactgttgggatttgagcattctaacactcctaagtgtacatgcaaccgtaaataccttggatctatgttttctctattatacatgcaaatatgaacatccaaggtattatcctaatctagcatataaaataatggatATAACAAgacagaatacatacctcttagatgtagaatgtcttcatgaagcttaagtgcctagtgcccaagtgtgacacctcaaatggttcacacaacaccaaatacacttggaataacttgagagaattctacacttcatgaaaatcggctagccctctctagaatgatactagtgccgattttggtcaagaataagatgcatatatagttagggttacacaatgtaaaccctaattgacatggcctttcatttccatgatccatgggtacaaaaacaccatggagcatccatggagcatcatatgggttttagcccaactagataatccatggagcattagcccactatataagtatggatgatttgcacaaataacccatatatttaattagtcttcttttgatcacttaattaatcctagattaattcttgatcaatactaattaaataatcttattattcttattattaatatactagaacttataatatattaataaccataagtgtcttatttctctcattatagtctatccaaatgcatgatgccatgcaacccaaatggaccatgccgggtcgggtcaagtcttaccaattatagttatggacttagacattaatccaacagtcccctgcatcggaccgaagtccggaaactaactgacatagcatagcataaacatatcaactagcatgaacacatatactgcatactgcatcaggccgtagcccggaacacataacacataaaacttgtctgagccacaaaggcatcaaacatactaactactgcatcggattgaagtccggaaactactactaactaaacgaGTCGGCATTGTAgccatagacccgttcctactggatggaaactcacctcgtagcctagttgctgaaagaactgctccggaatctgtctgttgcggctccggcttcaccccggctacaatttccataagtaccctcaatcaaatactgataataatactgagggtaaaaaGACTATCTTACCCTTGGTCGAAGTCACCctatcggtcaaagtcaacattcagttgacctgactcgtcaagtccttattctcactttcttgcttctgCCCGATACTACTCGTCGggtttggcatagactcgacgagttcctcttcaaaactaacactcagtcaatctgcatccgactcaccgagttgtatgaacaactcgtcgagttctccttcaacatatgaatactctgactgtgactcgccgagttgtatgaacaactcgtcgagtctgttcttgaggcatgaagattgccttggactcgccaagtcagggcattgactcgccgagttcttccacgaatGAGTCTAACCCTCTAGCTTAACGAGTCCATCTCCCACTCACTGGTTCTactcggcataactcgaaaaggggaaaacaggggactcgcgactcgactcgccgagtcatatacATGCAAACACTATATGCTCGATTCTGCATGAAACCagtccattccattcatagatctaggttcttggggcttgattaacacgtaaagtttccaactttatgtgtaaataacatcaaatgaaggttttagggttcaaagcacactataaaagtagatctagagctttcatgtaaaatggctccataaaggtactagatctaagcttctgtaACTCAAACCTAGCTAGATCCAAAGGCTAATCATCTCAatgagtcctctatgctactattaagccaagaaatggttcaagaatagctttaatggctttaaaaaggggatttaagcatagaaacagaaaatGGCCAAGATATACCTTACTATATTCTGAATTTCCACAAGGATctaggatctccttcttctcctcttgatctaccttcctttttctctcaaaatcttccaAAGAAACACACCAAATCACACAAAATGCTAAGAGggttctagggtttcgagaatgatGCTCTAAGGGGTGATAGGGGTTGACTTGAGGccccaaaagttgtttaaatagggtgcaaacctttgaaattagggtttcatccagactggcggactcgccgagtccgaaatatggactcgtcgagctgCCAACTTACACATGCTCAAAAACCCGACTCAACTCGATGAgtctggctactgactcgtcgagttcctcctgaaAACTTGTAGAAAATAATCATTTAGATAACATACCAGAATTGGGGCGTTACATATAGCCAATTTATAtagttattatttattatatattatattacgcaaagaaattaataaactatttgtAGTTTAACTGGCATTCATGCGGCGCCTTTTGTTTAGTCCAGCCAAACGCCTAGGGTTCGATTCCCGTTTACTCCCATACATTTTAATTTTTAACTAATCCGTTTCCAATATATATACGTTTGCGTAAAAATTTAACTAAATGTCTTCTAGCTCAGTTGGTTTAAAGACATATATGTTGTTAGGTACTTCATTAAATGACCCTGGTTCGATCCTTGCATTCAACTTTTTGAGATGatttttaaaactaataatttttattatattaaggGTCCATTTATTACTTTTAGCACATGGCCCTCAAAATTACCGAATATACCTGACCACGAGCCAACTTCGGGGTACATACgacgaagagagagagagagagagagagagagagagagagagacgccTCATAGTGAAAAAGAAACAGATTGATCACTGTCATCCGTGCTCCCACCACAATCATCATGACCACGAGCCACCACGGACCGATGGGATAGTGTGCACGGTCGCCGTCAGCGACCACATCGATAACGAATTCCTTGCCCGTATACCGGACGGGCTTACATTGTTTTGCTTATAATttggggaaaatgacttattaaggtaattaactttttggTATGTTCACATctaggtaactatctttttttttgtacacatttaggtaacaaacttgttggaagtgttcacatatgaccattatgacctgctatagcagATTAAATCCTAGATATGAACGCTTTCAATAAGTTCATTACCTAgatgtatacaaaaaaaatagttagccaaatatgaacaaaacaaaaagtaaaagtaaattacacgaatagtccaTGTGGGGTGGGGAAATTTGTGTTTTTGgaacctaattttttttttttaacttggatggtccctactatttatttttgttgcgcgtttggtcctgtattacctaaaaagactattgtgcccttattaatttattttttaattaattttcttgtttatgtatttattttttacatatttaaaaaaaataatagaccccacatatttgtatctcctcaGATGATCCAtactatttattttttaattaatttatttttttttaactcggatgatctgtaacgcctgtgtttctgggcttgttattaatgttgatataatagtctaggttaacctttgtaacccgttttgaaataatagaagtgtattatttgagtattatgtgttttgtgcttaattgtgtgtcttaatttaattaagaatgaaaataagcgtcaaaatgaaatgttagataaagctgatatctatggataatgtcgtagtagttgaaacgaggtttccgaatatataaagaatgccgaaatccgagttataacgaagaagttatgacctgtcgaagtttcgcgacagaaccggcacgacgctgaatgacgtaaaatacgaaATTAAGATAGAACGATATTTAGCCCTAGTAATCTAAAAAAATGTtgtagagttcattaaaccgagagcatgcataaaaagaatgcccaaatctgacttcgtatgaggaagttatgatttttcgaagtttcggcttagcagtagacagcccgaatactcgatttgagagcgagcggtttttagccaaaactttctaaatgagaattgaagatctcattgatagtagcgaaacgataaaaagataggcgaaaacggacgtcggatgaagaagttatgaatttataacggagttttcttgtcccggcctactaaaaataatataaaaataatataataaaaataaaatcaaaattagccagtagagtctaaacgatagttgtagatcataatctcacctacgcgtggatataaagaacgccaaaaacggagctcgtatgcgaaagttatgaatttttgaagttcggagCGTGAACCCCAAGGttgtgtcagagctcacgaggtgagcattaagtggctcacgaggtgagcagatgatggacgtcttccaggTCAAGCGTCCATGATGAACGCAATGATGAATCGAGCTCGTgaggtgaatattagaaactcacgaggtggctcacgaggtgagaattaaaaactcacgaggtgagtttaACATTtttaccctataaatagaaatcaagggtcacccgagtttggttgctcatctcttactctcccactcccgatactctctctaagccctattttaaccccccgaagccccggtgatcatcccgagacccgaagcaagtcctgaagcctgaagatcccgagaagaaaagggtttccgagccgaagctctacctgcgagaagcccggtgtgtgaagatcttccagatctaccgaagaatactacttctgcaagtcgtagtgctgtctgatcatcttctgatcaagtgagtgtgtagttactttcttctaacgcataactatgaagtattttatatgaaatatctgttatgtgtatattttgttgttatatgtgtgaatgtatattcactttcttctatctcatagatacgatttattctctatgaaatacgtgttatgtataTGTGTCTCatttgttgtttggaatatgtattgaatgagaatggtatacaggttttaaactatgtataaaaatatatatttttatctactaatatgttgggtagaacatgggtagatagttgatgtgtgataaacagatgagaggcctcgatgttgttgttgttgatctagttattcagcggagtatggataatgaCCACAACGTCTTtttagacagtcctgtggaacgctagcaggttcataacctgtaggtgttgtgaacgatgtgttcaccgttGCACTCTATCcccttcatggttgcctttaggacatctattgttgaggaaacccctttgcagtaatgtctgtcccgatgaaaatcttagattaggtcccttgaaatagatgttgttttagggacgtaaagtgaggataacgggaatggataatcgggttattgttggttggtgaaattaaatataattatttattgcgggttgaaaaccctatatgctcaccaggctcccaagcctgacccactcagtttatttgtattacacgTAATGGCACgggggcataagatggatgaatcatcaagttattttgtttattagaccagttgttatatgtaactgttgtatggtcaatcttttgttgtttatgcttttggtctgtttatcggaacatgacatcccgaatattgttatataatgaaaatacatctcttgatgaaatgctttgataaactttattttatcatattttgttttgggaacaaattccacaactcttttaaatcaaaaggatttactctgaaattattttaaaagcataaatgaaactggtcttttctggccgtgattttggggatgtcacatgatcCCTACTATTTAATTTTGTTACGggcttggtctctgtcttacctaaaaagactattgtgtaCTTATTAATTTTGTTACGTCTTCATCATCTCTTCTTTTTTCGTTCCTTCAACTCCGTCgaatcaacaccacaacccactaaagatgaagagacagtaggttatggtgttggttcgccagagttgaagtaccaaaaaaagaaggatggtgaagacgtcgatgttactaaagatggaaaagaaataGAAGTTGGGGAGGATGAGATATGGGATGGTGACCGGTAAGACccaaattaaatttctcaaatatgGTTTTAGGTTTACAGTGAGGAGATACAGATATGTGGAGTCTATTAATTTTTGTAaagatataaaaaataaatacataaataagaaaattaattaaaaaataaattaataaggacaCAATAGtattttttaggtaagacagggaccaaacacgcaacaaaaataaacaatatgGTCCATCtaaattaaatttctcaaatgtggttcGGGGTTTATGGtgaggagatacaaatatgtggggtctattagtttttttaaatatataaaaaataaatatataaataagaaaattcattaaaaaaataaattaataagagcaAAAtattctttttaggtaagacaaagaccaattgcgtaacaaaaataaacagtagggaccatccgagttaaaaaaaaataagttagggaccaaaaacacaaatttttcCAAACCacaggaccattcatgtaatttatttttatttttcgttttgttAAAACGtaactatttgttttttttttgtacacatctaagtAACGAACTTATTGAAAACGTTAACATTTATGATTTAACCTGttatagcaggtcataatggtcatatgtgaacatttccaacaagtttgttacctaaatgtgtataaaaaaaataattattcagATATaaataattaccttaataagtcattttccctataaTTTGTGTGGTGATGGGAAATAAGAATAAACTAATAAATGGATTTTAATGAATAAGTCGATgtataatgttattattttgttaATGAAACGTGTTAGAATTAAGTAATTCAATTCGAGGGAAGCTGGTTGGAAGTCTGCATATCAATTAATGTAGAAACAGAGTTGACGAAGAAACAATCGCCCCGACCATAAACACCCCTATTTCCTCGTTTTTTCACACCCATTTTTTCTTCAATCCCAACTGCAAACCACAGGATTCAACACGCTTCTGTGAATGAAGATCAACACCGACGAAGACCACGGAAGTGCAGGGACGACGACCGGCTCTGCGTCATCGCCGGGTAATCTTCTCTTCAGTCCGTCTTCACTCCTAGATGCCCCGTACGAACACTCCAATTACTCTACTACAGGTATTCTCTCGATTACATACTCTGTTTTTCACTCTTTTCTTCTCTCTACTTACCTATTTGTGTTTATTGATGTATCCAAGGGACTGAAGATGGAGATCTGGAGAAAACCTGTCGAACTAAGAAACATCCCCGCAGAAAAACCAGTAGCTTCGCGTACAGAGTTCGAGATCACGGTAAGATTTTACACATAGTTGAGTTACTAAATAAGttgtttatgtaaaaaaaaatcattttcgaTGTTCCTTTGTGAAGATAATCACGACTACACTGAttatatattcattattttgcTGCCCAAATTTTAGGGCTATTTTGAAATGTAAATCCGATGGTTTCCAGATCTATTGCGTGATTGAGAAAAACAAAGTCGTTAATGTTTGCAGTGAAGATGGGGCCAAAATTTTCAGAAACAGTGAAGGGGAAGCTAAGATTAGGAGCCAGAATCATACAAAAAGGAGGAAGAGAAAACATATTCAAGGAAATATTTGGGGAAATCGAAGGAGAGAAGTTGTTGAAAGCTTCTCAATGTTACTTATCAACCACCGCAGGTCCAATCGCCGGAATACTCTTCATCTCTACTCAAAAGATAGCTTTCTACAGCGACAGATCCATCGCATTGCCTTCACAAAATGGCGACCCCATT is part of the Lactuca sativa cultivar Salinas chromosome 7, Lsat_Salinas_v11, whole genome shotgun sequence genome and harbors:
- the LOC111900851 gene encoding GEM-like protein 4, whose product is MKINTDEDHGSAGTTTGSASSPGNLLFSPSSLLDAPYEHSNYSTTGTEDGDLEKTCRTKKHPRRKTSSFAYRVRDHVKMGPKFSETVKGKLRLGARIIQKGGRENIFKEIFGEIEGEKLLKASQCYLSTTAGPIAGILFISTQKIAFYSDRSIALPSQNGDPIRKPYKVLIPVNKIKEANESENVENPAQKYIQMVTDDGFEFWFMGFVRFEKAFRNLKKALSFVAK